One Deinococcus aestuarii DNA segment encodes these proteins:
- the pepF gene encoding oligoendopeptidase F, with protein MTTTLPRRADVPREQTWDIEALFPTVQDWEAEAEALPGAIDALSRHAGQLGGQGALAAYLREEGEVELRLTRLLSYASMGASVDGRDAEAAARRDRASAIAAQYASGTAFAEPELLTLDEATVREWLTHPDLADHRIRLERLWRTREHVRSAEVEELLGAVQAPFAAGRGIHPTLANMDLRFGTAGGEPVTQGNVDRLTSDPDREVRRQAWENYADAHLAVRHAQAAMYATNVRQNVFLARARRYPDAITATLAPDRIPLEVVTTLLDTYRAHTPTWHRYWNVRKKWLGLPELREYDVKAALVPPREVSYGQAVEWIAQGMAPLGEAYVRELRAGLTEGRWVDYAANEGKRQGAYSAGAGRVKPYIFMTWNGTMSSYSTLAHEIGHSMHSLLSQREHPQAVPRYTLFHAEVASNFDQAMVRQSLLQQAREAGDTAFEVAIIEEALSNFHRYFFIMPTLAAFELECYRRIEAGGTLSAPDLTGLTADLLSQGYGDGVTMDRERSGILWAQFSTHLYANFYAYQYATGISAAHQLLTQFGADPEGARERYLAFLRSGGSLDPIDALREAGVDMLSPEPVEATFRTLAGYVERLEELEGERASS; from the coding sequence ATGACCACAACCTTGCCGAGGCGGGCCGACGTGCCGCGCGAGCAGACCTGGGACATCGAGGCCCTTTTTCCCACCGTGCAGGACTGGGAGGCCGAGGCGGAGGCCCTGCCCGGCGCCATCGACGCCCTGAGCAGGCACGCGGGGCAGCTCGGCGGCCAAGGCGCCCTCGCCGCCTACCTGCGCGAGGAGGGTGAGGTCGAGCTGAGGCTGACCCGCCTCCTCTCCTACGCGAGCATGGGGGCCAGCGTGGACGGCCGCGACGCCGAGGCCGCCGCCCGCCGCGACCGGGCCAGCGCCATCGCCGCTCAGTACGCCAGCGGGACCGCCTTCGCGGAACCCGAACTCCTCACGCTAGATGAGGCGACCGTGCGGGAGTGGCTTACCCACCCCGACCTCGCCGACCACCGCATCCGCCTGGAGCGGCTGTGGCGCACCCGCGAGCACGTCCGTTCCGCCGAGGTCGAAGAACTCCTCGGCGCCGTCCAGGCCCCCTTCGCCGCAGGGCGCGGCATCCACCCCACCCTCGCCAACATGGACCTGCGCTTCGGCACGGCCGGGGGCGAACCCGTCACCCAGGGCAACGTGGACCGCCTGACCTCCGACCCCGACCGCGAGGTCCGCCGCCAGGCCTGGGAGAACTACGCCGACGCCCACCTCGCCGTCCGCCACGCCCAGGCCGCGATGTACGCCACCAACGTCCGCCAGAACGTCTTCCTCGCCCGCGCCCGCCGCTACCCCGATGCGATCACCGCGACCCTCGCCCCCGACCGCATTCCGCTGGAGGTCGTGACCACCCTCCTCGATACCTACCGCGCCCACACGCCCACCTGGCACCGCTACTGGAACGTGCGCAAGAAGTGGCTCGGCCTCCCCGAGCTGCGCGAGTACGACGTGAAGGCGGCCCTGGTCCCCCCCCGCGAGGTGAGCTACGGGCAGGCGGTGGAGTGGATCGCGCAGGGCATGGCCCCCCTCGGCGAGGCGTACGTGCGGGAGCTGCGGGCGGGCCTGACCGAGGGGCGCTGGGTGGACTACGCCGCCAACGAGGGCAAGCGTCAGGGCGCCTATTCCGCCGGGGCCGGGCGGGTGAAGCCCTACATCTTCATGACCTGGAACGGCACCATGTCGAGCTACTCGACCCTCGCCCACGAGATCGGCCACTCCATGCACTCCCTGCTCTCCCAACGCGAGCACCCCCAGGCCGTGCCCCGGTACACCCTCTTCCACGCCGAGGTGGCGAGCAACTTCGATCAGGCGATGGTGCGGCAGTCCCTCTTGCAACAGGCGCGCGAGGCGGGCGACACCGCTTTCGAGGTGGCGATCATCGAGGAGGCGCTGTCGAACTTCCACCGCTACTTCTTCATCATGCCCACCCTGGCCGCCTTCGAGCTGGAGTGTTACCGCCGGATCGAGGCGGGCGGCACGCTGAGCGCCCCCGACCTGACGGGGCTCACCGCCGACCTTCTGAGTCAGGGCTACGGCGACGGGGTGACGATGGACCGCGAGCGCAGCGGCATCCTCTGGGCGCAGTTCTCCACCCACCTCTACGCCAACTTCTACGCCTACCAGTACGCCACCGGCATCAGCGCCGCCCACCAGCTCCTGACCCAGTTCGGCGCCGACCCGGAGGGCGCCCGCGAGCGTTACCTCGCCTTCCTGCGTTCCGGCGGCAGCCTCGACCCCATCGACGCGCTGAGGGAAGCCGGGGTGGACATGCTCTCACCCGAGCCCGTGGAGGCGACCTTCCGCACCCTGGCGGGGTACGTCGAGCGGCTGGAGGAACTGGAGGGAGAGCGGGCCTCCAGTTGA
- a CDS encoding TrmH family RNA methyltransferase, with product MTGEGVITSLQNPHVKRLARLRGRRDRDREGVILIEGARELSRAVAAGVALQTLYLCPPLFSPEAREVAPSLPGTPVHLSREAFEKVSGRENPDGLLGVAPTPAPPLPDPSGDALLVVLHGLEKPGNVGAILRTADAAGASGVIVLGRGADPYGPNVIRASQGSVFSLPVVALEEGEALEWLAGRGFTRVACTPDAPQVYWDAPLTGRVALVLGAEHEGLPPEWRAAELPVRVPMHGAADSLNVATAAALVLYECLRQRRTVGG from the coding sequence ATGACCGGCGAAGGCGTGATCACCTCCCTACAAAATCCGCACGTCAAGCGGCTCGCGCGCCTGCGTGGACGCCGCGACCGCGACCGCGAGGGCGTCATCCTGATCGAGGGCGCCCGCGAACTCTCCCGCGCGGTGGCGGCGGGGGTTGCGCTTCAGACCCTCTACCTCTGCCCGCCCCTTTTCAGCCCGGAAGCGCGGGAGGTGGCCCCCTCTCTCCCCGGCACCCCCGTCCACCTCTCCCGCGAGGCGTTCGAGAAGGTCAGCGGGCGCGAGAATCCGGACGGCCTGCTCGGGGTCGCCCCCACCCCTGCCCCACCCCTCCCCGACCCTTCCGGCGACGCCCTCCTCGTCGTGCTGCACGGCCTGGAAAAGCCCGGCAACGTGGGCGCGATCTTGCGGACGGCGGACGCGGCGGGGGCGTCGGGCGTGATCGTCCTCGGGCGCGGCGCCGACCCCTACGGCCCGAACGTGATCCGCGCGAGTCAGGGCAGCGTCTTCAGCCTGCCCGTCGTCGCGCTGGAGGAAGGGGAGGCGTTGGAATGGCTGGCCGGGCGGGGCTTCACGCGGGTCGCCTGCACCCCCGACGCCCCCCAGGTCTACTGGGACGCGCCGCTGACGGGCCGGGTCGCCCTCGTCCTGGGCGCGGAGCACGAGGGGTTGCCCCCGGAGTGGCGGGCCGCCGAACTGCCCGTCCGCGTGCCCATGCACGGCGCCGCCGACAGCCTGAACGTGGCGACCGCCGCCGCGCTCGTGCTGTACGAGTGCTTGAGACAGCGCCGAACGGTAGGGGGGTAG
- a CDS encoding YchJ family protein — translation MPLPFPVFKPCPCGSGRSYGACCGPLHRGEREAATPEELMRSRYSAYALRDTAYVRRTWHPGTCPPDLDLDDDEARYLGLTVQRAEGDEVTFTATLRVGGRTHRLRERSTFARLEGRWVYVDGVTA, via the coding sequence ATGCCCCTCCCCTTTCCCGTCTTCAAGCCCTGCCCGTGCGGCTCGGGGCGCAGTTACGGCGCGTGCTGCGGGCCGCTGCACCGGGGCGAGCGGGAGGCGGCGACGCCGGAGGAGCTGATGCGCTCGCGGTACTCCGCCTACGCCCTGCGCGACACGGCCTACGTGCGGCGGACGTGGCACCCGGGGACGTGCCCGCCCGACCTCGACCTGGACGATGACGAGGCGCGATACCTGGGGCTGACGGTCCAGCGGGCGGAGGGGGACGAGGTGACCTTCACGGCGACCTTGCGGGTGGGGGGACGGACGCACCGCCTGCGCGAGCGGAGCACCTTCGCCCGGCTGGAGGGGCGCTGGGTGTACGTGGACGGGGTGACGGCGTAA
- a CDS encoding MFS transporter, translated as MPRRPLLALLAFLAFISLGLPDGLLGVSWPSIRGDFGVPLDALGLLAAVQMAGYLTSSFLSGRILRVLPIGTVLALSTLAAALALLGFALTPLWPLLLALGFLAGLGGGAIDAGLNAYGAAHFSARTLNWLHAFFGLGTTLGPLIVTAVLNSGNVWRWSYVIVGSAQLLLALVFALTRGRWVDAAASGAEAAAPVPAARTRDTLRRPIVWLGMLTFFFYSGLEMATAQWSYSLLTLGRGVPEGAAGLFVSLYWGSLMVGRILFGLIANRVPLVGTLRLCLIASALGALLFWLEPTRPLSVAGLMTIGFFLAPIFASLISLTPGRVGRAHADSAIGFQIASAGLGGATLTALVGVIARAGGLELIGVCIVVAAVLLLALYEVFIRVGSGTTATPAEAVSS; from the coding sequence ATGCCGCGCCGCCCCCTGCTCGCCCTGCTGGCGTTTCTCGCCTTTATCAGCCTGGGGCTGCCCGACGGCCTGCTGGGCGTGTCGTGGCCGTCCATCCGCGGGGACTTCGGCGTGCCGCTCGACGCCCTCGGCCTGCTGGCGGCCGTTCAGATGGCGGGGTACCTGACCTCCAGCTTCCTCAGCGGGCGGATTCTGCGGGTGCTGCCCATCGGCACGGTGCTCGCGCTCTCGACGCTCGCCGCCGCGCTCGCCCTGCTGGGCTTTGCCCTCACGCCCCTGTGGCCGCTGCTGCTGGCGCTGGGCTTCCTGGCCGGGCTGGGCGGGGGGGCCATCGACGCGGGGCTGAACGCCTACGGCGCGGCGCACTTCAGCGCCCGCACCCTCAACTGGCTGCACGCCTTTTTCGGGCTGGGGACCACCCTCGGGCCACTCATCGTCACGGCGGTGCTGAACTCCGGGAACGTCTGGCGCTGGAGCTACGTCATCGTCGGCAGCGCCCAGTTGCTGCTGGCCCTCGTCTTCGCCCTGACCCGGGGGCGGTGGGTGGACGCCGCGGCGTCCGGCGCTGAGGCCGCCGCCCCCGTCCCGGCGGCCCGCACCCGCGACACGCTGCGGCGCCCCATCGTCTGGCTGGGGATGCTGACCTTCTTCTTCTATTCCGGGCTGGAGATGGCGACCGCGCAGTGGAGCTACTCGCTCCTGACGCTGGGGCGCGGGGTCCCGGAGGGGGCGGCGGGGCTGTTCGTGAGCCTCTACTGGGGCAGCCTGATGGTCGGGCGGATTCTTTTCGGATTGATCGCCAACCGCGTTCCGCTGGTGGGGACGCTGCGGCTGTGCCTGATCGCCAGCGCCCTCGGGGCCCTGCTCTTCTGGCTGGAACCGACCCGCCCGCTCTCGGTCGCCGGGCTGATGACCATCGGCTTTTTCCTCGCTCCCATCTTCGCCTCGCTGATCAGCCTGACCCCGGGGCGCGTCGGCCGGGCGCACGCGGACAGCGCCATCGGCTTCCAGATCGCCTCGGCCGGGCTGGGCGGGGCCACCCTCACCGCTCTGGTCGGGGTCATCGCCCGCGCGGGCGGGCTGGAACTGATCGGCGTCTGCATCGTGGTCGCCGCCGTGCTGCTGCTGGCGCTCTACGAGGTCTTCATCCGGGTGGGAAGCGGGACCACGGCCACGCCCGCGGAGGCCGTGTCGTCGTAA